The following coding sequences lie in one Mycobacterium sp. Z3061 genomic window:
- a CDS encoding YhgE/Pip domain-containing protein: protein MSQKQPRHAAPKPNRNTRQLRKVRFWLAPILITLALMSALSALYLGGILNPTTNLRQFPIAVVNQDAGPYGKQITDGVVASLDKEKFDVRVVSAAEAKQLLDRAQLYGEMVIPPGFSSKLRDLGESAVTANRAERPTITISTNPRAGTLGSSIAGQTLNQAASIANSKVGERLSADVAAQTGGAPLAGASVLALNSPIDIKSTVYNPLPNGTGNGLSAFYYALLLLLAGFTGSIVVSTLVDSMLGYVPAEFGPVYRFAEQVNISRFRTLLVKWGLMVILALATSGVYMAIAHGLGMPITLGWQLWAFGVFAISAVGITSSSLIAILGSMGLLFSMLVFVILGLPSAGATVPLEAVPPFFRWLAEFEPMHQVFLGVRSLLYLNGHGDAGLRQALIMTGIGLLIGLLLGGIITRMYDRKGFHRIPGAIEHAIAAEHQAHHQREKAREAVSETAVEPEASTEPAPQDEESEPAPELTPKPEPASESTSGQT, encoded by the coding sequence ATGTCTCAGAAGCAGCCCCGCCACGCAGCACCCAAACCGAACCGGAACACCCGGCAACTTCGTAAGGTGCGGTTCTGGCTGGCGCCGATCCTGATCACGCTCGCCCTCATGTCGGCGCTCTCGGCGCTGTACCTGGGCGGCATTCTGAATCCGACCACCAACCTTCGCCAATTCCCGATCGCGGTGGTCAACCAGGACGCCGGACCCTACGGCAAGCAGATCACCGACGGCGTGGTGGCCAGCCTGGACAAGGAGAAGTTCGACGTCCGGGTGGTCTCCGCAGCCGAGGCCAAGCAACTGCTGGACCGGGCGCAACTCTACGGCGAGATGGTGATTCCGCCGGGGTTCTCGTCGAAGCTGCGCGACCTCGGGGAAAGCGCGGTGACCGCCAACCGTGCCGAACGGCCGACGATCACGATCTCCACCAACCCGCGGGCGGGCACTTTGGGCTCCAGCATCGCCGGTCAAACCCTGAACCAGGCCGCCTCGATCGCGAACAGCAAAGTCGGCGAACGACTTTCGGCCGATGTGGCGGCGCAGACCGGTGGTGCACCACTGGCCGGCGCTTCGGTGCTGGCCCTGAACAGTCCGATCGACATCAAGTCGACGGTGTACAACCCGCTGCCCAACGGCACCGGAAATGGGTTGTCGGCCTTCTACTATGCGCTGTTGTTGTTGCTGGCGGGCTTCACCGGCAGCATCGTGGTGAGCACTCTGGTGGACTCGATGCTGGGTTATGTGCCAGCCGAATTCGGCCCGGTCTACCGCTTCGCCGAGCAGGTCAACATCTCGCGATTCCGCACGCTGTTGGTCAAGTGGGGGCTGATGGTGATCCTGGCGCTGGCGACGTCGGGTGTGTACATGGCCATAGCCCACGGGTTGGGGATGCCCATCACACTGGGCTGGCAGCTGTGGGCCTTCGGGGTCTTCGCGATCAGCGCGGTTGGCATCACCTCGAGTTCGCTGATCGCGATCCTCGGCTCGATGGGTCTGCTGTTCAGCATGCTGGTATTCGTGATCCTCGGCTTGCCGTCGGCCGGCGCGACGGTGCCGCTGGAGGCGGTACCGCCGTTCTTCCGTTGGCTGGCCGAGTTCGAGCCCATGCACCAGGTTTTCCTCGGAGTGCGCTCACTGCTCTATCTCAACGGGCATGGGGATGCCGGATTGCGTCAGGCGTTGATCATGACCGGTATCGGCCTGCTGATCGGGTTGTTGCTCGGCGGCATCATCACCCGCATGTACGACCGCAAGGGCTTCCACCGGATTCCCGGCGCGATCGAACATGCCATCGCCGCCGAGCACCAGGCGCACCACCAACGCGAGAAGGCACGCGAAGCCGTCAGCGAGA
- a CDS encoding pirin family protein, with protein sequence MPATVDIRRAADRGSTTTPWLQSRHSFSFGDHYEPDNTHFGLLLVNNDDIVAPRTGFDTHPHRDMEIVTWVLEGELAHQDSTGNQGVIYPGLAQRMSAGSGILHSEKNGSPTRPVHFVQMWVVPDETGITPSYQQDEIGNQLDNVGWVTVASGIPGRDGALALHNRAAALHVARLPAGASISLPPAPYLHVFVARGHLTIEERGELIQGDAARCTDADGRRLTARQPSEVLVWEMHAKLGG encoded by the coding sequence ATGCCTGCCACCGTGGATATCCGCCGAGCCGCCGATCGCGGCAGCACGACCACTCCGTGGTTGCAGTCCCGGCACTCCTTCTCCTTCGGAGACCATTACGAGCCGGACAACACACATTTCGGCTTGCTGCTGGTGAACAACGACGACATCGTCGCGCCGCGAACGGGTTTCGACACCCACCCGCACCGCGACATGGAGATCGTTACGTGGGTATTGGAAGGTGAACTGGCACATCAGGATTCCACCGGAAACCAGGGAGTGATCTACCCCGGACTGGCCCAGCGCATGTCGGCCGGCAGCGGGATCCTGCATTCGGAGAAGAACGGTTCGCCCACTCGGCCTGTGCATTTCGTGCAGATGTGGGTTGTTCCGGACGAGACCGGCATCACACCGAGCTACCAACAGGACGAAATCGGCAATCAGCTGGACAACGTCGGCTGGGTCACTGTCGCGTCCGGCATTCCGGGACGTGACGGCGCCCTCGCCCTGCACAACCGCGCCGCGGCGCTGCATGTCGCACGGCTGCCCGCGGGCGCCTCCATTTCGCTGCCGCCGGCGCCCTACCTGCACGTATTCGTGGCACGCGGCCACCTCACCATCGAGGAGCGCGGTGAGCTGATCCAGGGAGACGCGGCCCGCTGCACCGACGCGGACGGCCGTCGGCTCACCGCGCGGCAGCCCTCCGAGGTGCTGGTTTGGGAGATGCACGCGAAGCTGGGCGGCTGA
- a CDS encoding alpha/beta hydrolase domain-containing protein — translation MTAPLTATPVPGRPSILLGAFDIGGVGYRAQEFFVSGSAASYTPEQPPGPDGRWCVSASDTADYTTRVVALTPGDPADFNGTVLVEWLNVSGGIDAPAVWMMAHREVIRAGYAYVMVSAQKVGVDGGVSLLGMDMSLKSQNPKRYADLSHPGDVFAYDMFSHIGGLVRETGGILGDLSPEHVVAVGESQSAMFLTSYINAVDPLARSYDGFLVHSRFGPAAPLHDGSIFDELQSSSSQAVKFRPDLRVPLMTIITETDLYGAGRQGYYAARQPDNDLLRVWEIAGAAHADNYTIQVAPIDSGSAPIEDLAAAYTPTDNLMGQQLDHYINFGPQHHYVVQAALSALTSWVRTGTAPPSGPPLQVREAPHPQPVLDAHGIAAGGVRTPWVDVPVARTSGIAAEESIMSSIFGTGEPFDDATVRRLYPGGQDEYLRKFTAALDAAIGSGFILAADREEILQLAGATYPRT, via the coding sequence GTGACTGCCCCGCTTACCGCTACCCCGGTGCCGGGCCGGCCCTCGATCCTGTTGGGCGCGTTCGACATTGGCGGCGTGGGCTACCGTGCGCAGGAGTTCTTCGTATCCGGCAGCGCCGCGTCCTACACCCCGGAGCAGCCGCCGGGCCCGGACGGCCGGTGGTGCGTAAGCGCCTCGGACACAGCCGATTACACCACCCGGGTGGTAGCCCTCACCCCCGGTGATCCCGCAGATTTCAACGGCACGGTGCTGGTCGAGTGGCTCAATGTCAGTGGGGGCATCGACGCACCGGCGGTGTGGATGATGGCCCACCGGGAGGTGATCCGCGCGGGCTACGCCTATGTGATGGTCTCGGCCCAGAAGGTCGGCGTGGACGGCGGGGTGAGCCTGCTCGGAATGGACATGTCGCTCAAGAGCCAGAACCCCAAACGCTATGCCGACCTCAGCCATCCGGGTGACGTGTTCGCCTACGACATGTTCTCGCACATCGGCGGCCTGGTCCGGGAAACCGGTGGCATCCTCGGCGATCTGAGCCCCGAACATGTTGTCGCCGTCGGCGAATCGCAATCGGCGATGTTCCTCACCAGCTACATCAACGCTGTCGACCCGCTCGCGCGGAGCTACGACGGGTTCCTGGTGCATTCCCGGTTCGGTCCGGCCGCACCACTGCACGACGGATCCATTTTCGACGAATTGCAGTCCAGCAGTTCGCAAGCGGTGAAGTTCCGCCCGGACCTACGGGTGCCGCTCATGACGATCATCACCGAAACCGACCTGTACGGCGCGGGGCGGCAGGGCTATTACGCCGCCCGCCAGCCCGACAACGACCTACTGCGGGTGTGGGAGATCGCCGGCGCGGCGCACGCCGACAATTACACGATCCAGGTAGCACCCATCGACTCAGGCAGCGCGCCCATCGAGGATTTAGCGGCCGCCTACACCCCCACCGACAACCTGATGGGGCAGCAGCTCGACCATTACATCAACTTCGGACCGCAGCACCACTACGTCGTGCAGGCGGCGTTGTCGGCGCTCACCTCCTGGGTCCGCACCGGAACGGCGCCGCCCAGTGGCCCGCCGCTGCAGGTCCGCGAAGCCCCGCATCCGCAGCCGGTGCTGGATGCACACGGCATAGCGGCCGGCGGCGTGCGCACCCCGTGGGTGGATGTGCCGGTCGCCCGCACTTCCGGCATCGCCGCAGAAGAGAGCATCATGTCGTCGATCTTCGGCACCGGCGAGCCTTTCGACGACGCCACCGTGCGGCGCCTCTACCCGGGAGGACAGGACGAGTACCTGCGCAAGTTCACCGCGGCGCTCGACGCCGCGATCGGGTCCGGGTTCATCCTGGCGGCCGACCGCGAGGAGATCCTGCAGCTGGCCGGCGCCACCTACCCGCGGACCTGA
- a CDS encoding alpha/beta hydrolase has translation MTTTRTERNFDGVGGVPIVYDVWTPDVPPRAVVILAHGFGEHARRYDHVTQRLGQAGLITYALDHRGHGRSGGKRVMVRDVSEFTGDFDTLVGVATRENPGLTRIVLGHSMGGAIVFAYGVERPDNYDLMVLSAPAVAAQDMVPRVVALAAKVLGVLTPGLPVEALDFNAISRDPEVVHAYNTDPLVYHGKVPAGLGRALLQVGETMPQRAPALTTPLLVVHGTGDSLVPIEGSRRLVDCVGSADVELKEYAGLFHEVFNEPEQNQVLDDVVSWLNLRL, from the coding sequence ATGACTACCACGCGCACTGAACGGAATTTCGATGGCGTCGGTGGCGTACCGATCGTCTATGACGTGTGGACCCCGGACGTCCCGCCGCGTGCGGTGGTCATTCTCGCCCACGGTTTCGGTGAGCACGCGCGTCGCTACGACCACGTGACGCAGCGGCTGGGCCAGGCCGGGCTCATCACCTATGCACTCGATCACCGCGGGCACGGCCGCTCGGGCGGCAAGCGGGTGATGGTGCGCGACGTCTCGGAGTTCACCGGTGACTTCGACACGCTGGTCGGCGTCGCCACCCGGGAGAACCCCGGCCTGACCCGGATCGTGCTCGGCCACAGCATGGGCGGGGCGATCGTGTTCGCCTACGGGGTGGAGCGCCCGGACAACTACGACCTGATGGTGTTGTCCGCGCCGGCCGTCGCGGCGCAGGACATGGTGCCGCGGGTGGTGGCGCTGGCCGCCAAGGTGTTGGGTGTCCTGACGCCGGGCCTGCCGGTCGAGGCGCTGGACTTCAACGCGATATCGCGCGACCCGGAGGTGGTCCACGCCTACAACACCGACCCGCTGGTGTACCACGGCAAGGTGCCGGCCGGACTGGGCCGGGCGCTGCTGCAGGTGGGCGAGACGATGCCGCAGCGGGCCCCGGCGTTGACGACGCCGCTGCTGGTGGTGCATGGCACCGGTGACTCGCTGGTGCCGATCGAGGGCAGCCGCCGGCTGGTGGACTGTGTGGGCTCCGCCGACGTCGAGCTGAAGGAATACGCGGGCCTGTTCCACGAGGTCTTCAACGAGCCCGAGCAGAATCAGGTGCTCGACGACGTGGTGTCCTGGCTCAATCTGCGCCTGTGA
- a CDS encoding DUF2786 domain-containing protein: MTDDKMLSRIAALLRQAEGTDNPHEAEAFMTAAQRLATASSIDLAVARSHSANRSAAQAPTQRTITIGAAGTRGLRTYVQLFVLIAAANDVRCDIASNSTFLYAYGFAEDIDATHALYASLVVQMVRASDAYLATGEHRPTPTITARLNFQLAFGARVGQRLAEAREQARQEVTKDRRRAPGTAIALRDKEVELRDHYREASKARGTWQANRASAGYSSAARRAGDRAGRRARLGSSPELPGARTALGR, translated from the coding sequence ATGACCGACGACAAGATGCTGTCCCGTATTGCGGCACTGCTGCGTCAGGCGGAGGGCACCGACAACCCGCATGAGGCCGAGGCCTTCATGACGGCCGCGCAGCGGCTGGCGACGGCCTCTTCCATCGATCTCGCGGTGGCGCGCTCGCACTCTGCCAACCGCTCGGCGGCCCAGGCCCCCACCCAGCGCACCATCACGATCGGCGCCGCGGGCACCCGCGGACTCCGCACGTACGTGCAGCTTTTCGTACTGATCGCGGCGGCGAACGACGTGCGCTGCGACATCGCCTCGAACTCGACGTTCCTGTATGCCTACGGGTTCGCCGAGGACATCGACGCCACGCACGCCCTCTACGCCAGCCTGGTGGTGCAGATGGTCCGGGCCTCGGATGCCTACCTCGCGACGGGCGAGCACCGGCCGACTCCCACCATCACCGCCCGGCTCAACTTCCAGCTGGCCTTCGGCGCCCGCGTCGGCCAGCGGCTGGCGGAGGCCCGCGAGCAGGCCAGGCAGGAAGTCACCAAGGACCGTCGGCGTGCCCCTGGAACCGCTATCGCATTGCGGGACAAAGAAGTGGAGCTCCGCGACCACTATCGCGAGGCTTCCAAGGCGCGCGGTACCTGGCAGGCCAACCGGGCCTCGGCCGGGTATTCGTCGGCGGCGCGACGCGCGGGCGACCGGGCCGGGCGGCGGGCACGCCTGGGGAGCAGTCCCGAATTGCCGGGGGCGCGGACCGCGCTGGGCCGTTGA
- a CDS encoding TIGR04338 family metallohydrolase: MSRDSQRAKVYAAEEFVRVMFDRAAQHGSPSVDFFGTQLTLPPEGRFASMASVQRYVNEVLALPGVRRQWPDVPGLRVRPRRGATSAHYENRDGAGTIAVPDRDTADWAMRELVILHEVAHHLCRVPPPHGPDFVATMCTLTELVMGPELGHVLRVVYAKEGVR; the protein is encoded by the coding sequence TTGAGCCGCGATTCTCAGCGCGCCAAGGTCTATGCGGCTGAGGAATTCGTGCGGGTCATGTTCGACCGGGCCGCGCAACACGGGTCGCCCAGCGTCGACTTCTTCGGCACCCAGTTGACGTTGCCGCCGGAGGGGCGATTCGCCTCGATGGCCTCGGTGCAGCGCTACGTCAACGAGGTGCTCGCGCTGCCCGGGGTGCGCCGGCAGTGGCCGGACGTGCCGGGGCTGCGGGTGCGGCCGCGGCGCGGAGCCACCTCTGCCCACTACGAGAACCGGGACGGCGCAGGCACTATCGCGGTTCCCGACCGCGACACCGCGGACTGGGCGATGCGTGAGCTCGTCATACTGCATGAGGTGGCGCATCACCTGTGCCGGGTGCCGCCGCCCCACGGGCCGGACTTCGTGGCGACCATGTGCACGCTGACGGAGCTGGTGATGGGTCCCGAACTCGGCCATGTGCTGCGGGTCGTCTATGCGAAAGAGGGTGTGCGATGA
- a CDS encoding beta-glucosidase has protein sequence MSSPTDDPDARAREVEEQLTDDERFSLLVGVMGAGDMWPLHDERIPPDVPMSAGYVPGIARLGIPALRMSDAGLGVTNPGFRAGDTATALPAGLAMAASFNPGLARAAGSVIGVEARSRGFNVQLAGAMNLCRDPRNGRNFEYFSEDPLLSAVTAAEQIIGIQQHGVICTAKHFSLNCNETNRHWLDAVIDPDAHRESDLLAFEIAIERGRPGAVMAAYNKVNGDYAAANGVLLNDVLKGAWGYPGWVMSDWGGTPSWECALGGLDQECGAQIDALLWQAETFGAPLRAAFADGRLTGQRLSDMVRRILRSMFAVGIDQWGPAPEPDISAHNEIALDIARQGIVLLQNRGALPLEAGRAGHIAVIGGYSHRGVAAGFGSSTVVPPGGYADVIPIGGSGLEAGMRNLYLQPSSPLEELRKLLPQAHIEFDPGVSPAEAVPVARRADVAIVFATRAEGEGFDAADLSLPWGQDALIAAVAAANPNTVVVLQTGNPVAMRWRDSVSAIVAAWYPGQQGGRAIAEILTGQVNPSGRLPITFPVDIGQTPRPQLGSPTTIDYSEGAEVGYRWFARTGQAPLFAFGHGLSYTSFEHRDLEVTGGDTVRVAVTVVNTGDRRGADVPQVYLAGAPGEGRLRLLGYERVDLEPGQSRRVSIEADPRLLARYADGSWHISPGRYTVAVGASAVALTPAAEVELAGRTFGR, from the coding sequence ATGAGCTCTCCCACGGATGATCCGGACGCGCGTGCCCGTGAGGTCGAGGAGCAGCTGACCGACGACGAGCGCTTCTCGCTACTGGTCGGTGTGATGGGCGCCGGAGACATGTGGCCGCTGCACGACGAGCGGATTCCGCCGGACGTCCCGATGAGTGCGGGCTATGTGCCGGGGATCGCCCGGCTGGGGATACCGGCGCTGCGGATGAGTGACGCCGGACTCGGCGTGACCAATCCCGGATTCCGCGCGGGCGATACCGCAACGGCGCTGCCAGCGGGGCTGGCGATGGCCGCCAGTTTCAATCCCGGGCTGGCCCGCGCCGCGGGTTCGGTGATCGGTGTCGAGGCACGCAGTCGCGGCTTCAACGTGCAGTTGGCGGGCGCGATGAACCTGTGCCGTGATCCCCGCAACGGCCGCAATTTCGAGTACTTCTCCGAAGACCCGCTGCTGAGCGCCGTCACGGCCGCCGAGCAGATCATCGGAATCCAGCAGCACGGCGTCATCTGCACCGCCAAGCACTTCTCGCTGAACTGCAACGAGACCAACCGGCACTGGCTGGACGCCGTCATCGATCCCGACGCTCACCGCGAATCCGACCTGCTGGCCTTCGAGATCGCCATTGAGCGGGGCCGGCCCGGGGCGGTGATGGCGGCCTACAACAAGGTCAACGGCGACTACGCCGCTGCCAACGGCGTCCTGCTCAACGACGTGCTGAAAGGTGCCTGGGGATACCCCGGCTGGGTGATGTCCGACTGGGGCGGCACGCCGAGTTGGGAGTGTGCGCTGGGCGGCCTCGACCAGGAATGCGGCGCCCAGATCGACGCCCTGCTGTGGCAGGCCGAGACGTTCGGCGCCCCACTACGGGCCGCCTTCGCCGACGGTCGGCTCACCGGGCAGCGGCTGTCGGACATGGTCCGGCGGATCCTGCGGTCGATGTTCGCGGTCGGGATCGACCAGTGGGGACCGGCACCGGAACCGGATATCAGCGCGCACAACGAGATAGCCCTGGATATCGCGCGACAGGGAATCGTGCTCCTGCAGAACCGGGGCGCGCTGCCCCTGGAGGCTGGGCGGGCCGGCCACATCGCCGTCATCGGCGGCTACTCCCACCGCGGAGTTGCGGCCGGGTTCGGCTCGAGCACGGTCGTCCCCCCGGGCGGCTACGCCGACGTGATCCCGATCGGGGGCTCCGGTCTGGAAGCGGGCATGCGCAATCTGTACCTGCAGCCGTCGAGCCCGCTCGAGGAACTCAGGAAGCTGTTGCCGCAGGCCCACATCGAATTCGATCCCGGTGTCAGCCCGGCCGAGGCGGTGCCGGTGGCGCGCCGGGCCGACGTCGCGATCGTCTTCGCGACCCGGGCCGAGGGCGAGGGGTTCGATGCTGCCGACCTGTCGCTGCCGTGGGGCCAGGACGCTCTGATCGCCGCGGTCGCCGCGGCCAACCCGAACACCGTTGTGGTGCTTCAGACCGGCAACCCGGTGGCGATGCGCTGGCGTGATTCGGTGAGCGCGATCGTCGCGGCCTGGTACCCGGGCCAACAGGGGGGCCGGGCGATCGCGGAAATCCTTACCGGGCAAGTCAATCCGTCAGGCCGGCTACCTATCACCTTTCCGGTGGACATCGGTCAGACGCCCCGTCCGCAGCTGGGCTCGCCGACGACGATCGATTATTCAGAGGGCGCCGAAGTCGGGTACCGCTGGTTCGCCCGCACGGGCCAGGCCCCGCTGTTCGCGTTCGGACACGGGTTGTCCTACACCAGCTTTGAACACCGCGATCTCGAGGTGACCGGCGGTGACACGGTGCGAGTCGCCGTCACCGTCGTCAACACCGGTGACCGCCGCGGGGCGGATGTCCCGCAGGTGTATCTGGCCGGCGCACCGGGGGAAGGCCGGTTGAGGCTGTTGGGATACGAGAGGGTCGACCTCGAACCCGGGCAGTCTCGCCGGGTGAGCATCGAGGCGGATCCGCGCCTGCTGGCGCGCTACGCCGACGGGAGCTGGCACATCAGCCCCGGGCGGTACACCGTGGCCGTCGGTGCGTCGGCGGTCGCGCTGACGCCGGCGGCCGAGGTCGAGCTGGCCGGCCGTACGTTCGGGCGCTGA
- a CDS encoding metallothionein, translating to MATHEAGTELTCGHEGCGCRVRIEVPCHCSGATEPYRCTCGEALVPVQ from the coding sequence ATGGCAACTCACGAAGCTGGAACCGAATTGACTTGTGGCCACGAGGGTTGTGGCTGTCGCGTGCGCATCGAGGTCCCGTGCCACTGCTCCGGCGCCACCGAGCCGTACCGCTGCACCTGCGGTGAGGCCCTGGTCCCCGTCCAGTAG
- a CDS encoding O-methyltransferase has translation MPAEANPQAVDAFLDSTLIGPDPALSAAVAASDAAGLPRIAVSAQQGKFLCLLASAMQARRILELGTLGGYSTIWLARGAGPEGRVVTLEFDPRRAELARANLERAGLGDRVEVVVGAALDTLPTVTGGPFDLVFIDADKENNAAYLEWAIRLGRPGTAVVVDNVIRGGKVLTEADDVRVAATRGTLQLMGEHPRLDAAVLQTVGGKGWDGFAMAVVR, from the coding sequence ATGCCTGCAGAAGCGAACCCGCAAGCCGTCGACGCTTTCCTGGACAGCACGCTGATCGGCCCGGACCCGGCACTGTCCGCCGCGGTCGCGGCCAGTGACGCGGCCGGCCTGCCGCGGATCGCGGTGTCGGCGCAGCAGGGCAAGTTTCTGTGCCTGCTGGCTTCGGCGATGCAGGCGCGCCGCATTCTCGAACTCGGCACGCTGGGCGGCTACAGCACCATCTGGCTCGCGCGGGGTGCAGGGCCGGAGGGGCGGGTGGTGACGTTGGAGTTCGATCCGCGGCGTGCCGAGCTCGCTCGGGCCAACCTGGAACGGGCGGGTCTGGGCGACCGGGTCGAGGTGGTGGTGGGCGCAGCACTGGACACCTTGCCGACGGTGACCGGCGGCCCGTTCGACCTGGTATTCATCGACGCGGACAAGGAGAACAACGCCGCCTACCTGGAGTGGGCGATCAGGCTGGGTCGTCCCGGTACGGCGGTCGTGGTGGACAACGTCATCCGCGGGGGAAAGGTGCTGACCGAGGCCGACGATGTCAGGGTCGCCGCGACGCGGGGCACCCTGCAGCTGATGGGTGAGCACCCACGCCTGGACGCCGCCGTGCTGCAGACGGTCGGCGGCAAGGGCTGGGACGGATTCGCGATGGCCGTGGTGCGCTGA
- the ilvD gene encoding dihydroxy-acid dehydratase, whose translation MPEPDIKPRSRDVTDGLEKAAARGMLRAVGMGDEDFAKAQIGVASSWNEITPCNLSLDRLAKAVKEGVFAAGGYPLEFGTISVSDGISMGHEGMHFSLVSREVIADSVETVMQAERLDGSVLLAGCDKSLPGMLMAAARLDLASVFLYAGSILPGVAKLSDGTEREVTIIDAFEAVGACARGLMPREDVDAIERAICPGEGACGGMYTANTMASAAEALGMSLPGSAAPPATDRRRDGFARRSGQAVIELLRKGITARDILTREAFENAIAVVMAFGGSTNAVLHLLAIAREAEVELSLDDFTRIGKRVPHLADVKPFGRHVMSHVDHIGGVPVVMKALLDADLLHGDCLTVTGQTVAQNLADIAPPDPDGKVLRALNNPIHPTGGITILRGSLAPEGAVVKSAGFDSDVFEGTARVFDGERAALDALEDGTITHGDAVVIRYEGPKGGPGMREMLAITGAIKGAGLGKDVLLLTDGRFSGGTTGLCVGHVAPEAVDAGPIAFLRDGDKIRLDVANHTLDVLVDPDEFASRQKDFTPPPPRYKTGVLAKYVKLVGSAAYGAVCG comes from the coding sequence ATGCCTGAACCCGACATCAAGCCCCGCAGCCGCGACGTCACCGACGGCCTGGAGAAGGCCGCCGCCCGCGGAATGCTCCGCGCGGTAGGCATGGGCGACGAGGACTTCGCCAAGGCGCAGATCGGGGTCGCCTCGTCCTGGAACGAGATCACCCCCTGCAACCTGTCGCTGGACCGGCTGGCGAAGGCCGTCAAGGAGGGCGTCTTCGCCGCGGGCGGCTACCCGCTGGAGTTCGGGACGATCTCGGTGTCCGACGGCATCTCCATGGGACACGAGGGGATGCACTTCTCCCTGGTGTCGCGCGAGGTGATCGCCGACAGCGTCGAAACGGTGATGCAGGCCGAGCGGCTGGACGGCTCGGTGCTGCTGGCCGGGTGCGACAAATCGCTGCCCGGCATGCTGATGGCCGCCGCCCGCCTCGACCTGGCCTCGGTGTTCCTCTACGCGGGGTCGATCCTGCCGGGTGTCGCCAAGCTTTCGGACGGCACCGAACGCGAGGTCACCATCATCGACGCGTTCGAGGCGGTGGGCGCGTGCGCCCGCGGCCTGATGCCACGGGAGGACGTCGACGCCATCGAGCGGGCGATCTGCCCCGGCGAGGGTGCCTGCGGCGGCATGTACACGGCCAACACCATGGCCAGCGCCGCCGAGGCCCTGGGCATGTCACTGCCGGGCAGCGCCGCTCCCCCGGCGACCGACCGCCGCCGCGACGGGTTCGCCCGCCGCAGCGGTCAGGCCGTCATCGAACTGTTGCGCAAGGGCATCACCGCCCGCGACATCCTCACCCGGGAGGCGTTCGAGAACGCCATCGCGGTGGTGATGGCGTTCGGCGGCTCGACCAACGCGGTGCTGCACCTGCTGGCGATCGCCCGCGAGGCCGAGGTCGAGTTGTCCCTCGACGACTTCACCCGCATCGGCAAGCGGGTGCCGCATCTGGCCGACGTCAAGCCGTTCGGCCGGCACGTGATGTCGCACGTCGACCACATCGGCGGGGTGCCGGTGGTGATGAAAGCACTGCTGGACGCCGACCTGCTGCACGGTGACTGTCTGACCGTAACCGGCCAGACCGTGGCGCAGAACCTGGCCGACATCGCGCCGCCGGACCCGGACGGCAAGGTGCTGCGCGCCCTGAACAACCCGATCCACCCGACCGGCGGCATCACCATCCTGCGCGGATCACTGGCGCCCGAAGGCGCGGTGGTCAAGTCGGCCGGTTTTGATTCCGACGTGTTCGAAGGCACCGCAAGGGTTTTCGACGGCGAGCGGGCGGCGCTGGACGCGCTCGAGGACGGCACCATCACCCACGGCGACGCGGTGGTGATCCGCTACGAGGGGCCCAAGGGCGGTCCCGGCATGCGCGAGATGCTCGCCATCACCGGCGCCATCAAGGGCGCCGGGCTGGGCAAGGACGTGCTGCTGCTCACCGACGGCCGGTTCTCCGGTGGGACGACCGGGCTGTGCGTGGGGCACGTGGCGCCCGAAGCCGTCGACGCCGGCCCGATCGCCTTCCTGCGCGACGGCGACAAGATCCGTCTCGACGTGGCCAACCACACCCTCGACGTGCTGGTCGACCCCGACGAGTTCGCCTCTCGGCAAAAGGATTTCACTCCCCCGCCGCCGCGCTACAAGACCGGCGTGCTGGCGAAGTACGTCAAGCTGGTCGGCTCGGCCGCATATGGAGCCGTCTGCGGCTGA
- a CDS encoding metal-sensitive transcriptional regulator, whose protein sequence is MTAAHGYAQQKDNYAKRLRRIEGQVRGIARMIEEDKYCIDVLTQISAVNSAMRSVALNLLDEHLNHCVTRAVADGGPEADEKLAEASAAIARLVRS, encoded by the coding sequence ATGACGGCAGCACACGGGTACGCGCAGCAGAAGGACAATTACGCCAAGCGGCTGCGTCGCATCGAGGGTCAGGTGCGCGGCATCGCGCGCATGATCGAAGAGGACAAGTACTGCATCGACGTCCTCACCCAGATCAGCGCCGTCAACAGTGCCATGCGGTCGGTGGCGCTGAACCTGCTCGACGAGCACCTGAACCATTGCGTCACCCGTGCGGTGGCCGACGGTGGTCCCGAGGCCGACGAGAAGCTGGCCGAAGCCTCGGCCGCCATTGCACGCCTTGTCCGTTCCTGA